In Arthrobacter citreus, a single genomic region encodes these proteins:
- a CDS encoding iron ABC transporter permease gives MQRRFTQSFLNNTYLIFIFPIILLIFLFILGVSIGSTSIPFSSIISSFSDAIFKTNYVPADIQTIVMNIRVPRVLLAGLVGACLSLAGVAFQGILKNPLADPFTLGVSSGASVGAVFVLFFQISLPIVTYFTLPVVSILFGFGTLLILLLFVRKLDRSLNVETIILGGIIISSFCSALLSLFISFSNNELRAVIGWLMGNIGSRGIQYSLSLLPFLIVSFLILFSQNRHLDAMTFGSTNAKNIGIDVKKSTYLILLTGSILSGAAVAVSGTIGFVGLVVPHFTRQLVGPLHKKLLPLSMINGAIFLIGSDILSRVVLAPRELPIGVITSLIGAPMFAFILLSLKRNRGKV, from the coding sequence TTGCAAAGGCGGTTTACCCAGAGCTTTTTAAATAATACATATTTAATCTTTATCTTTCCAATTATTTTATTAATTTTTCTATTTATTTTAGGGGTTTCGATTGGTTCTACATCGATTCCCTTTTCTTCTATCATTTCTAGCTTTTCGGATGCTATATTTAAAACTAATTATGTTCCAGCAGATATTCAAACAATTGTTATGAATATCCGTGTGCCAAGGGTTTTGTTAGCTGGATTAGTTGGAGCGTGTCTTTCATTAGCTGGAGTCGCGTTTCAAGGTATACTTAAAAATCCATTAGCCGATCCATTTACATTAGGTGTTTCTTCGGGCGCATCTGTAGGAGCAGTGTTTGTTTTATTTTTTCAAATAAGTTTACCAATTGTTACTTACTTTACTTTACCGGTAGTTAGCATTTTATTTGGGTTTGGTACACTATTAATCTTATTATTATTTGTAAGAAAATTAGATCGCTCTTTAAATGTCGAAACAATCATATTAGGTGGAATCATAATCAGTTCATTTTGTTCGGCATTGTTATCATTATTTATTTCATTTTCGAATAATGAATTACGTGCAGTAATTGGCTGGTTAATGGGGAATATTGGAAGTAGAGGTATTCAGTATTCTTTAAGTTTACTACCATTTTTAATTGTTTCATTTTTGATTTTATTTAGTCAAAATAGACATCTAGATGCGATGACATTTGGTAGCACAAATGCAAAGAATATTGGTATTGATGTGAAAAAATCTACTTATTTAATTTTGCTAACAGGAAGTATTTTATCTGGTGCAGCTGTAGCGGTATCTGGAACAATTGGATTTGTAGGGTTAGTTGTTCCGCATTTTACTAGACAGCTTGTCGGTCCACTACATAAAAAATTACTGCCATTATCAATGATAAATGGAGCCATATTTTTAATAGGTTCCGATATTTTATCGAGAGTAGTACTCGCGCCTCGAGAATTACCAATTGGAGTAATTACTTCCTTAATAGGTGCTCCTATGTTTGCGTTTATATTACTATCACTGAAAAGAAATAGAGGAAAAGTATGA
- a CDS encoding cytochrome C biogenesis protein yields the protein METFKCECGHLNHVGTVICESCGKPQDEGATELLDMRYEGTARRSIVNNQTFIDKVWTFFSSVKVAVIIIIITLVAAALGTIFPQRDLLPPTANPTTYYQDEYGIFGKVYDAIGLDNTFSSWWFMLLVASIGISLVICSLDRILPLYKALNKQTVTRHPNFLKRQKMFGINRVDNIPEEIEKAKVKLQKRGYKIREENGNILAEKGRFSRWGPYVNHIGLIIFLIAVMLRYVPGMYMDKALWVQEGELKPVVGTNQNYYIKLKDFHMETYDKNKESKIYKKAIERYGNDKIPKNYQADVTLYKRQGNLIPGEDPKLKKVKDYSIKVNEPLKFQNFALYQVDYRIGEFSAFLFTLQNKQTGEKLGPIKVDLQNPKQFYDLKNGYKVELKNYFPDFYFNSDGQPDTKTRKPDNPAFVFKMTTPKTPKGEVAFVAIKQNIEPNGENKYKMSFAGIETKDSTGLTVRKDLTLWLLALGGAIFMIGVIQGMYWYHRRIWIQNQDGEIWIAAFTNKNYYGLKQELKKVLGDTKIEVPIDQQAEKSV from the coding sequence ATGGAGACTTTTAAATGTGAATGTGGTCATCTTAATCATGTAGGTACTGTAATATGTGAATCGTGTGGTAAACCTCAAGATGAAGGTGCAACGGAATTACTTGATATGCGCTATGAAGGTACTGCTAGAAGGTCAATCGTTAATAATCAAACATTTATCGATAAAGTTTGGACTTTTTTCTCATCTGTAAAGGTGGCAGTCATCATCATAATTATAACTCTAGTAGCAGCAGCACTAGGTACTATTTTTCCGCAACGAGATTTACTACCGCCTACTGCGAATCCAACTACGTATTATCAAGACGAATATGGTATTTTTGGTAAGGTCTACGATGCAATTGGATTAGATAACACTTTTAGCTCTTGGTGGTTTATGTTATTAGTCGCATCGATTGGGATCTCACTTGTGATTTGTAGTTTAGATCGAATTTTACCACTCTATAAAGCGCTAAACAAACAAACGGTTACTAGACATCCAAATTTTTTAAAAAGACAAAAAATGTTTGGTATTAATAGAGTTGATAATATTCCAGAAGAAATTGAAAAAGCTAAAGTTAAGTTACAAAAAAGAGGATATAAAATCCGAGAAGAAAATGGCAATATTTTAGCTGAAAAAGGTCGCTTCTCACGTTGGGGCCCATATGTAAACCACATTGGCTTAATTATCTTTTTGATAGCGGTTATGTTGAGATATGTTCCAGGAATGTACATGGACAAGGCTCTATGGGTTCAAGAAGGTGAATTAAAACCGGTAGTTGGAACGAATCAAAACTATTATATTAAATTAAAAGATTTTCATATGGAAACATATGATAAAAATAAAGAAAGTAAGATCTATAAAAAAGCAATTGAGCGTTATGGAAATGACAAAATTCCAAAAAACTATCAGGCCGATGTTACGCTATATAAAAGACAAGGTAATTTAATACCTGGGGAAGACCCGAAACTTAAAAAAGTTAAGGATTATAGTATCAAAGTTAATGAACCTTTAAAGTTTCAAAACTTTGCTCTATATCAAGTAGACTATCGAATCGGAGAGTTTAGTGCATTTTTATTTACATTACAAAATAAACAAACAGGAGAAAAATTAGGTCCAATTAAAGTTGATTTACAAAATCCTAAACAATTTTATGATTTGAAAAATGGATATAAAGTAGAACTTAAAAATTATTTTCCTGATTTTTATTTTAACTCTGATGGTCAACCTGATACGAAAACAAGAAAACCAGACAACCCAGCATTTGTATTTAAAATGACGACGCCAAAAACGCCAAAAGGTGAAGTAGCTTTCGTTGCGATTAAGCAAAATATTGAACCAAATGGGGAAAATAAGTATAAGATGTCATTTGCTGGAATTGAAACAAAAGATTCAACTGGATTAACTGTTCGAAAAGATTTAACACTATGGCTACTTGCACTTGGTGGAGCGATCTTTATGATTGGTGTTATTCAAGGTATGTATTGGTACCATCGTCGTATTTGGATCCAAAATCAAGATGGGGAAATTTGGATAGCGGCATTTACGAATAAAAACTATTATGGATTAAAGCAAGAGTTGAAGAAAGTGTTGGGAGACACAAAGATTGAAGTTCCTATTGATCAACAAGCTGAGAAAAGCGTTTAA
- a CDS encoding HAMP domain-containing protein, which translates to MILRSLVGKLWLTIILLVSLVLSFLTFVLIGFFEKFYIDLQVQNMKDDASKIAQLIENGQPISNIEYLSNNIVSRYSRVIISIDGQKPWYSNNTYGIQDLPFKEIQNDDVLDQTLTKDKEVSKRLVYGENSEREKLVVGVPLNANAKNGAVFVYQTLQPVKVMIHQTTNFVLLAASIGIVLTTFFSFFLSSKITAPLRKMKEVVGSMTSGNFNVKVPIHSSDEIGELAYSFNKMSKQLNFNMNALKQEKEKVSNIITSMVDGVISIDNEGRIITTNPPAERFLKMLNDDYFEEETSSLVLTKELLDLFELVVVSEKKQFIELNFDQGNWQVLMSPLYNQTNIRGVVAVIRDVTEQRRLEKMRKDFIAHVSHELRTPISLLQGYSEAIVDGVAESKEEMQELSQIIYDESLRMGRLVNDLLDLARMENGFTELNRDHVPLIQFVDRILRKFKGLAKEKNIKLFGEIDNVPHVDVYIDEDRMEQVFTNLIDNAIRHTNENGRIIVSVSQNETSTIFRFIDSGAGISSEDLPFVFERFYKADKARTRGRSGTGLGLAIVKNIVNAHGGSIKVSSEIGHGTTFKVKIPHDLRMNEKDVE; encoded by the coding sequence ATGATTCTAAGAAGTTTAGTTGGAAAGCTTTGGCTTACAATTATATTATTAGTATCCCTTGTGTTATCCTTTCTGACATTTGTCTTAATAGGTTTTTTTGAAAAATTTTATATTGACCTTCAAGTCCAAAATATGAAAGATGATGCTTCGAAAATTGCACAATTAATAGAAAATGGCCAACCAATTTCAAATATTGAATATTTATCAAATAATATTGTGAGTAGGTATTCAAGAGTAATTATTTCGATTGATGGTCAGAAACCGTGGTATTCAAACAATACATATGGAATACAAGATTTACCTTTTAAAGAAATACAAAATGATGATGTATTAGACCAAACACTAACTAAGGATAAAGAGGTTAGTAAAAGACTAGTCTACGGTGAAAATAGTGAAAGGGAAAAATTAGTTGTTGGTGTGCCGTTAAATGCTAATGCAAAAAATGGAGCTGTATTTGTTTACCAAACATTGCAACCTGTTAAAGTAATGATTCACCAAACAACTAATTTTGTTTTGCTCGCTGCATCAATTGGAATCGTATTAACAACATTTTTCTCTTTTTTCCTTTCATCAAAAATTACAGCACCGTTAAGAAAGATGAAAGAAGTTGTGGGTAGTATGACTTCGGGTAATTTTAATGTGAAAGTGCCAATCCATTCAAGTGATGAAATTGGAGAGTTAGCTTACTCATTTAATAAAATGAGTAAACAGTTAAATTTTAATATGAATGCATTAAAGCAAGAAAAAGAAAAGGTTTCTAATATAATTACAAGTATGGTAGATGGCGTTATTTCAATCGATAATGAAGGACGAATTATCACAACAAATCCACCGGCAGAACGCTTTTTAAAAATGCTTAATGATGATTATTTTGAAGAAGAAACCTCGTCACTCGTTTTAACGAAGGAATTACTAGATTTATTTGAATTAGTTGTTGTAAGTGAGAAAAAGCAATTTATTGAATTAAATTTTGATCAAGGTAATTGGCAAGTTTTAATGTCGCCACTTTATAATCAGACAAATATAAGAGGCGTTGTAGCTGTAATCCGAGATGTGACAGAACAAAGGCGTTTGGAGAAGATGAGAAAGGACTTTATAGCTCATGTCTCTCATGAGTTACGTACTCCTATTTCTTTACTACAGGGCTATAGCGAAGCGATTGTAGATGGTGTAGCAGAATCTAAAGAAGAAATGCAAGAGTTGTCACAAATTATTTATGATGAGTCACTTCGAATGGGTAGATTAGTAAATGATTTGTTAGATTTAGCAAGAATGGAAAATGGTTTTACTGAATTGAATCGAGATCATGTCCCATTGATTCAATTTGTAGATCGAATTTTACGTAAGTTCAAAGGGCTAGCAAAAGAAAAAAATATTAAGCTATTTGGTGAAATCGATAATGTTCCACATGTAGATGTATATATCGATGAAGATCGTATGGAGCAAGTTTTTACTAATTTAATTGATAATGCTATTAGACATACAAATGAAAATGGCAGAATAATTGTATCTGTAAGTCAAAATGAAACATCGACAATATTTAGATTCATTGATTCGGGTGCAGGGATTTCAAGTGAAGATTTACCATTTGTGTTTGAACGTTTTTATAAGGCCGATAAAGCTCGTACTAGAGGTAGGAGCGGTACTGGTTTAGGGTTAGCAATTGTTAAAAATATTGTCAATGCGCATGGTGGATCAATCAAGGTTTCAAGTGAGATTGGACATGGAACGACATTTAAAGTGAAAATCCCTCATGATTTACGAATGAACGAAAAAGATGTAGAGTAA
- the resA gene encoding thiol-disulfide oxidoreductase ResA has translation MKKNRTLIRTIILLVLLCAIGYTFYINFFKDDEVITKGSKAPNFAMTELSSGKQYTLSGEKGKGVIVNFWGTWCEPCKREMPFMNEIYLKYKDKGIELLAMNADESKFSVERFVSDYKLKFPVGIDKDQEVLNIYGVNPLPTSFFVSPDGTIKRIVTGQMTPSSFESYIKEILPK, from the coding sequence ATGAAGAAAAATAGGACGTTAATACGAACAATTATCTTATTAGTTTTGCTTTGTGCAATTGGGTATACTTTTTACATAAATTTCTTTAAGGATGATGAAGTAATTACAAAAGGAAGTAAAGCACCAAACTTTGCAATGACGGAGCTAAGTTCTGGAAAACAATATACTCTTTCGGGTGAAAAAGGAAAAGGTGTAATCGTTAACTTTTGGGGAACATGGTGCGAACCATGTAAGCGTGAAATGCCTTTTATGAACGAAATCTACTTAAAATACAAGGACAAAGGTATTGAATTACTTGCTATGAACGCAGATGAATCGAAATTTTCTGTAGAAAGATTTGTAAGCGATTATAAACTTAAGTTTCCAGTTGGAATTGATAAAGATCAAGAGGTTTTAAATATATATGGTGTAAATCCTTTACCAACATCATTTTTTGTAAGTCCTGATGGGACCATTAAACGAATCGTAACTGGACAAATGACGCCGAGCTCTTTCGAAAGTTATATTAAGGAAATATTGCCAAAATGA
- the ccsB gene encoding c-type cytochrome biogenesis protein CcsB, producing MYELSSNFLFTAFICYIVATFFFGGSMKTNDNGPNKWGTIGISVTIIGFLSQLTYFVTRWIAAGHAPVSNLFEFITFFGMMLIFAFIMIYFMYRLNIIGLFALPLSIIIIAYATVFPHEVKPLVPSLKSYWLYIHVTTAALGEAILAISFITGLIYLIKNINQKVSNKKTFWLEAVLYFLVTVVGFIVISTAFSASGYEAKYTWINKDKVQEEMVYNLPSLVGPHKGELKTEGKFEALAEVPAMVNAKKLNTVIWSIFAGAALYAIIRLILRKRIGAFLQPFVQKVDSELLDEIGYRAVAIGFPVFTLGGLIFAMIWAQIAWTKLWSWDPKEDWALITWLFYAVFLHLRFKRNWQGEKSAWLAVIGFAIIMFNLIAVNLIIAGLHSYA from the coding sequence ATGTACGAGCTAAGTAGTAATTTTTTATTTACCGCGTTTATTTGTTATATTGTAGCTACTTTCTTTTTTGGCGGCTCGATGAAAACAAATGATAATGGTCCTAATAAATGGGGTACTATTGGTATTTCTGTAACGATTATTGGATTTTTATCACAACTTACTTATTTTGTTACTAGATGGATTGCAGCAGGACATGCACCTGTTAGTAATCTATTTGAATTTATTACATTCTTTGGGATGATGTTGATTTTTGCGTTTATTATGATTTATTTCATGTATCGCTTAAATATAATCGGACTTTTCGCATTACCATTGTCGATTATTATCATTGCTTATGCAACAGTATTTCCACATGAAGTTAAGCCATTAGTTCCTTCTTTAAAAAGTTATTGGTTATACATTCATGTAACGACTGCGGCATTAGGAGAAGCTATTTTAGCTATTAGTTTTATTACAGGTCTAATTTATTTAATTAAAAATATCAATCAAAAAGTTTCAAATAAGAAAACATTTTGGTTAGAAGCTGTTTTATACTTCTTAGTAACTGTTGTTGGTTTTATCGTTATTTCAACGGCATTTTCTGCATCAGGCTACGAAGCAAAGTATACTTGGATCAATAAAGATAAAGTTCAAGAAGAAATGGTTTATAATCTACCTTCACTAGTAGGACCTCATAAAGGTGAATTAAAAACAGAAGGTAAATTTGAAGCTCTTGCAGAAGTGCCAGCTATGGTGAATGCTAAAAAATTGAACACAGTAATTTGGTCAATCTTTGCAGGTGCAGCATTATATGCAATTATTCGTTTAATCCTTAGAAAACGAATTGGAGCATTTTTACAGCCTTTTGTTCAGAAGGTAGATAGTGAATTATTAGATGAAATTGGATATCGTGCTGTTGCGATTGGTTTTCCAGTATTCACTCTTGGTGGACTAATCTTTGCCATGATTTGGGCTCAAATTGCTTGGACGAAATTATGGAGTTGGGATCCAAAAGAAGACTGGGCATTAATAACTTGGTTATTCTATGCAGTTTTCCTACATCTTCGTTTTAAACGAAATTGGCAAGGGGAAAAATCTGCATGGCTAGCTGTTATCGGATTTGCGATTATTATGTTTAACTTGATTGCAGTTAACTTAATCATTGCAGGTTTACATTCATACGCATAA
- a CDS encoding class I SAM-dependent methyltransferase gives MGREFLDVFTGWADSYDSFVQGHDPEYKEAFRRYDEILGEIVKRSGNSILEFGIGTGNLTKLLFDAGKTVFPIEPSPEMRIIASKKLGETITIHDGDLIDFPKPQVQIDTIVSSYVFHHLTDLEKYEAIKIYSSLLNSGGKIVFADTMFLTENEYKNEITKAEQANFINLRDDLKREYYPLIPVVRSHFEKNGFDVKFEQYNDFVWIVEATKK, from the coding sequence ATGGGTAGAGAGTTTTTAGATGTATTTACTGGTTGGGCAGATAGTTACGATTCTTTTGTTCAAGGCCATGACCCAGAATATAAAGAAGCATTTCGACGTTATGATGAAATACTAGGTGAAATTGTTAAAAGAAGTGGAAATAGTATCCTTGAATTTGGAATAGGAACAGGCAATTTAACAAAATTACTTTTTGATGCAGGGAAAACTGTATTTCCAATCGAACCATCTCCTGAGATGAGAATTATCGCTTCAAAAAAATTAGGAGAAACTATTACAATTCACGATGGAGATTTAATTGATTTTCCTAAACCACAAGTACAAATTGATACAATTGTTAGTTCATATGTATTTCATCATCTAACTGATCTTGAAAAATATGAAGCTATTAAAATATATAGCTCATTATTAAATTCAGGTGGGAAAATTGTATTTGCAGATACAATGTTTTTAACTGAAAACGAATATAAAAACGAAATTACAAAAGCAGAACAGGCAAACTTTATCAATTTAAGAGACGATTTAAAAAGAGAATACTATCCATTAATTCCAGTTGTGCGTTCTCATTTTGAAAAAAATGGGTTTGATGTGAAATTCGAACAATATAATGATTTTGTATGGATCGTTGAAGCTACAAAAAAATAG
- a CDS encoding response regulator transcription factor, with amino-acid sequence MEQNIKILIADDEDRIRRLLKMYLERDGYSIDEADNGEDALNLALKNEYSLIVLDLMMPKIDGVEVCRELRKTKTTPVIMLTAKGEETNRVQGFEVGTDDYIVKPFSPREVVLRVKALLRRASPVPVFTSDNTSAKDIVVFPHLTIDNDAHKVIVAGEDISLTPKEYELLLFLAKSPEKVFDRETLLKSVWQYDFFGDLRTVDTHVKRLREKLSKSSEDAAKMIVTVWGVGYKFEVGQE; translated from the coding sequence ATGGAACAAAATATAAAAATATTAATAGCAGATGATGAAGATCGTATTAGACGATTATTGAAAATGTATTTGGAACGTGATGGATATAGTATTGATGAAGCTGATAATGGTGAAGATGCTTTAAATTTAGCATTAAAAAATGAATATTCATTGATTGTACTAGATTTAATGATGCCAAAAATTGATGGAGTGGAAGTTTGTAGGGAATTACGAAAAACTAAAACAACGCCAGTCATCATGCTAACGGCTAAAGGTGAAGAAACAAATCGTGTTCAAGGTTTTGAAGTTGGTACGGATGACTATATCGTTAAACCTTTTAGCCCACGTGAAGTAGTACTTCGAGTAAAGGCTCTATTAAGACGTGCTTCTCCAGTACCGGTATTTACTTCAGATAATACTTCTGCAAAAGATATAGTAGTATTTCCGCATTTAACGATCGATAATGATGCTCATAAAGTAATTGTGGCAGGTGAAGATATAAGCTTAACGCCAAAAGAATATGAGTTATTGTTATTTTTAGCGAAATCACCTGAGAAAGTATTTGATCGAGAAACATTGTTAAAATCTGTATGGCAGTACGATTTTTTTGGGGATTTACGAACAGTTGATACACATGTCAAACGACTTCGAGAAAAATTAAGTAAGAGCTCTGAAGATGCTGCAAAAATGATTGTCACAGTATGGGGCGTGGGTTACAAATTTGAAGTAGGTCAGGAGTAA
- a CDS encoding rRNA pseudouridine synthase, producing MERLQKVIARAGIASRRKAEELIKEGKVKVNGQVVTELGVKVSGNDRVEVEEIPIDKEEPVYFLLYKPSGVISSVSDDKGRKVVTDFFPMIKQRIYPIGRLDFDTSGIILLTNDGEFSNLLQHPKYEIDKEYIAKVKGIPTKENLRKLERGIMLEDGKTAPAQVKMISLDKGKNTAIIRLIIHEGRNRQVKRMLEAIGSPVMKLKRERYAFLDLTGLTPGDARELSPHEVKKIRAMASAKPR from the coding sequence ATGGAAAGATTACAGAAAGTTATTGCTAGGGCGGGAATTGCTTCTCGTCGTAAAGCAGAAGAGTTAATTAAAGAAGGTAAAGTAAAAGTAAATGGTCAGGTTGTTACAGAGTTAGGTGTAAAAGTGAGCGGTAATGATCGTGTTGAAGTGGAAGAGATTCCTATTGATAAAGAAGAGCCAGTTTACTTCCTTCTATATAAACCATCAGGCGTAATATCAAGTGTGTCAGATGATAAAGGTAGAAAAGTTGTAACAGACTTTTTTCCAATGATTAAACAACGTATTTATCCAATTGGTAGATTGGATTTTGATACATCAGGTATTATTTTATTAACAAATGATGGAGAATTTTCAAATTTACTTCAACATCCAAAATATGAAATAGATAAAGAATATATTGCAAAAGTAAAGGGGATCCCTACTAAGGAGAACTTACGTAAGCTAGAAAGAGGAATTATGCTTGAGGATGGGAAAACTGCTCCTGCTCAAGTTAAGATGATTTCGCTTGATAAAGGCAAAAATACTGCAATTATAAGACTAATCATTCATGAAGGCAGAAACCGTCAAGTTAAGAGAATGCTTGAAGCTATTGGATCTCCAGTTATGAAATTAAAACGTGAGCGATATGCATTTTTAGATTTAACTGGATTAACACCTGGTGATGCAAGAGAACTTTCACCTCATGAAGTAAAAAAAATAAGAGCAATGGCTTCTGCTAAGCCTCGCTAA
- a CDS encoding S-ribosylhomocysteine lyase, translating into MPSVESFELDHTKVVAPYIRHCGTHAVGTDGVVTKYDIRFCQPNKQALQPATIHTLEHLLALNVREAVPAGDPFKIIDLSPMGCQTGFYLIIAGTPTISEVITLLRKTAELGLQVEEVPAANELQCGQAKLHDLEGAKKWLKYWSEQSDETLESVFA; encoded by the coding sequence ATGCCATCAGTAGAAAGCTTTGAATTAGATCACACAAAAGTAGTAGCACCTTATATTAGACATTGTGGTACACATGCAGTTGGAACAGACGGAGTTGTAACAAAATATGATATTCGTTTTTGCCAACCGAATAAGCAAGCTCTACAACCTGCTACAATCCACACTTTAGAGCACTTATTAGCATTAAACGTCCGAGAAGCAGTACCTGCTGGAGACCCGTTTAAAATTATCGACTTATCTCCGATGGGATGCCAAACTGGATTTTACTTAATTATTGCTGGTACACCAACAATTTCAGAAGTAATCACATTATTACGTAAAACAGCTGAACTAGGATTACAAGTAGAAGAAGTACCAGCTGCGAACGAACTTCAATGCGGCCAAGCGAAACTTCACGACCTTGAAGGCGCAAAAAAATGGTTGAAATATTGGAGCGAGCAATCTGACGAAACATTAGAGAGTGTATTTGCTTAA
- a CDS encoding ABC transporter substrate-binding protein — MKKFLASFIMIILCLGLFGCTNDTTQKKSNVGTNEQATFPMTVKDATKKEVTLKEAPKRIVSLIPSNTEILYSIGEGKEVVGVTDFDNYPKEVKNIDKVGGNNADMTYNVEKIISLKPDLVLAHESSLGISADGLEQLKQAGINVFVVKNAATINDVYDTILQVGEITGKTKQSKKVVSGMKTKLDEISKKTAKASTNPKVWLEISGPPEIYTAGKGTFLDEMISIIHAKNIAENQKGWVQYSEESAIKANPDVILTTYGDFTPNLEKTIIARKNWQTVSAIKNKRVYDINADTTSRPGPRLAEGVEAIAKAVYPELFK; from the coding sequence ATGAAGAAGTTTTTAGCTAGTTTTATCATGATTATATTGTGTTTAGGTTTATTTGGTTGTACTAATGATACGACACAAAAAAAATCGAATGTAGGTACAAATGAACAAGCTACTTTTCCAATGACGGTTAAAGATGCTACGAAAAAAGAAGTTACGTTAAAAGAAGCGCCTAAAAGAATCGTTTCACTAATTCCAAGTAACACAGAAATCCTTTACTCTATTGGAGAAGGGAAAGAGGTCGTTGGAGTAACAGATTTTGATAATTATCCAAAGGAAGTAAAAAACATTGATAAAGTTGGCGGAAACAATGCTGACATGACTTACAATGTTGAAAAAATTATTTCACTAAAGCCTGATTTAGTATTAGCTCATGAATCAAGTTTAGGAATTTCTGCTGATGGCTTAGAGCAATTAAAACAAGCAGGAATCAATGTGTTTGTCGTTAAAAACGCTGCAACTATTAATGATGTCTATGATACAATTTTACAAGTTGGAGAAATCACAGGTAAAACTAAGCAATCTAAAAAAGTAGTAAGTGGAATGAAAACAAAATTAGATGAAATTAGCAAAAAAACAGCTAAAGCAAGTACAAATCCAAAGGTTTGGCTTGAAATTTCAGGTCCACCAGAAATATATACAGCAGGCAAAGGCACTTTTCTAGATGAAATGATTTCGATTATTCATGCTAAAAATATAGCTGAAAATCAAAAAGGTTGGGTACAGTACAGTGAGGAATCAGCAATAAAAGCAAACCCAGACGTTATTTTAACGACTTATGGTGATTTTACTCCAAACCTAGAAAAAACGATTATAGCTAGAAAGAACTGGCAAACAGTAAGCGCAATCAAAAATAAACGAGTATATGATATTAATGCAGATACAACATCTAGACCAGGTCCAAGACTTGCAGAGGGAGTCGAAGCAATTGCAAAGGCGGTTTACCCAGAGCTTTTTAAATAA